A section of the Petrimonas sulfuriphila genome encodes:
- a CDS encoding carbohydrate binding family 9 domain-containing protein, whose amino-acid sequence MMKIYYTLLFFLFSLLAFSQTRTYTTSRTQQVPDIDGQLTDDCWLNAVWGSDFVQFEPHSGAQPSQQTQFAIVYDDDNLYIAIKALDAEPGKIVRRVSRRDDADGDAVAIAIDSYEDKMTAFAFLVTAAGSKTDWRLTEENDEDYSWDPIWEVRTSLQPDGWYAEIRIPYSQLRFGKNNQYRWGLEVMRHVYRHQERSFWQPIDKASAKFIGNFGVLDGIRNINPKKDIEIVPFALSQLTLSEKEKGNPFATGTRTKASVGVDGKVSITHDITLNFTVNPDFGQVEADPSVVNLTNFETYFNEKRPFFVEGSNIYHYPFDLTNNERNKLFYSRRLGREPHLSYTKKEGDYVREPGRTNILGAVKVSGKTREGTSIGILNAVTQKMYSEIDHSGERSKYAVEPMSNYFVGRLEQDLDSGNLIIGGIFTATNRKIDEDQFRTLPGSAYTTGLNLTRYWKEKSYFITARAFFSHLRGSQEAMIQLQKSSARYYQRPDAKHLELDGERTSLSGFGGSVSGGKASGHFNLLGFSSWSSPGLEFNDVGFKPKADMFLNGIWAAWNEWRPKGIVNEYQFNGSWYNVRDFSGTSLEWGNEAFGYIQFTNYYDIAGGLNINYPGLSNSMLRGGPALKTPGVINSWFSVESDSRKKFSLEYEMNFSHGFEHSRRSISYGLDITYKPNNRLSLSLYPQYVKATGHQQYVRTVTGDSPAYILSSIDQNIASMSVRVNYGITPDMSLQWYALPYLFSGDYYGFKTVTHPRADRFSDRFTAMDTYPYDNPDFYFLQFRSNLVYRWEYKPGSVLYLVWSQGRTVQGNEGVFRFRDYLGDLFEAAPQNDFLVKVSYAWIF is encoded by the coding sequence ATGATGAAAATTTACTACACACTGTTGTTTTTCTTGTTTTCGTTATTGGCTTTTTCCCAAACAAGAACCTACACTACTTCACGTACGCAGCAAGTACCGGATATAGACGGTCAACTGACAGACGACTGCTGGCTGAATGCCGTCTGGGGAAGTGATTTTGTGCAGTTTGAACCCCATTCCGGTGCCCAACCTTCTCAACAAACTCAATTTGCTATTGTCTACGATGACGATAATTTATACATAGCTATAAAAGCACTCGACGCCGAACCCGGTAAGATTGTCCGCCGCGTTTCTAGACGTGACGATGCTGATGGTGATGCGGTTGCCATTGCCATAGACAGTTACGAAGATAAGATGACGGCTTTTGCGTTTCTGGTTACCGCCGCAGGAAGTAAAACCGACTGGAGGCTAACGGAGGAGAACGACGAGGACTACAGTTGGGACCCGATTTGGGAAGTGAGAACTTCCCTGCAACCCGACGGATGGTATGCCGAAATACGTATACCCTATTCTCAGCTTCGTTTCGGAAAGAACAATCAATACCGTTGGGGCCTGGAGGTGATGCGGCACGTTTATCGCCACCAGGAGCGTTCGTTCTGGCAGCCTATCGACAAAGCTTCGGCCAAATTTATAGGTAATTTCGGCGTTCTGGATGGTATTCGTAACATTAATCCCAAAAAAGACATCGAGATTGTTCCTTTTGCCCTTTCTCAGCTTACCCTTTCGGAAAAGGAAAAAGGAAATCCGTTTGCTACGGGAACCCGTACAAAAGCGTCAGTGGGAGTGGACGGTAAGGTCAGTATTACCCACGACATTACACTGAATTTCACGGTAAATCCCGATTTCGGGCAAGTGGAAGCCGACCCGTCGGTGGTGAACCTAACCAATTTCGAAACGTATTTTAATGAAAAACGGCCTTTCTTTGTGGAAGGGAGTAATATTTACCATTACCCGTTCGATTTGACCAACAACGAACGGAATAAGCTTTTTTATTCTCGTCGGTTGGGAAGAGAGCCACACCTTAGTTACACTAAAAAAGAGGGCGATTATGTGCGTGAACCCGGGCGAACAAACATCCTTGGTGCGGTAAAAGTTTCTGGAAAAACACGTGAAGGAACCTCCATCGGAATACTGAATGCGGTGACGCAGAAAATGTACAGTGAAATAGATCACAGTGGAGAACGGTCGAAATATGCCGTGGAACCGATGTCAAATTATTTCGTGGGCCGGCTGGAACAGGATCTTGATAGCGGAAACCTTATTATAGGTGGGATATTTACAGCCACTAACCGTAAGATAGATGAAGATCAATTCAGAACGCTGCCTGGTTCAGCGTACACCACAGGACTGAATTTAACCAGATATTGGAAAGAGAAATCCTATTTTATAACGGCCAGGGCATTCTTCAGCCACTTGCGTGGATCTCAGGAAGCGATGATTCAATTACAGAAATCGTCGGCAAGGTATTACCAACGGCCCGATGCAAAGCATTTGGAACTTGATGGAGAACGTACATCGCTGAGCGGTTTTGGCGGATCGGTCAGTGGAGGTAAAGCTTCGGGGCACTTTAATCTTTTGGGATTCAGTAGTTGGAGCTCCCCCGGACTGGAATTTAACGATGTTGGTTTTAAACCCAAAGCCGATATGTTTCTGAACGGGATATGGGCAGCATGGAACGAATGGCGCCCGAAAGGCATCGTGAACGAATATCAGTTTAATGGTTCCTGGTATAACGTGAGGGATTTTTCCGGAACTTCGCTGGAGTGGGGAAACGAAGCATTCGGGTACATTCAGTTTACCAATTATTACGACATTGCCGGAGGGTTGAATATTAATTATCCGGGATTATCCAATTCAATGCTGAGGGGCGGACCTGCACTCAAAACGCCCGGAGTAATTAATTCGTGGTTTTCCGTTGAATCGGACAGCCGAAAGAAGTTTAGCCTAGAATACGAAATGAACTTTTCTCATGGCTTCGAGCATTCAAGGCGTTCCATTTCTTATGGATTAGACATTACCTACAAACCCAATAACCGGCTTTCGCTTTCACTTTATCCACAGTACGTCAAAGCTACCGGGCATCAACAGTATGTGCGTACGGTGACGGGAGACAGTCCTGCATATATCCTGTCGTCCATCGACCAAAATATCGCATCTATGTCGGTTCGGGTAAATTACGGCATTACTCCCGATATGTCACTGCAGTGGTATGCGCTTCCCTATCTGTTTTCGGGAGATTATTACGGTTTTAAAACTGTAACTCATCCGCGGGCAGATAGATTTAGCGATCGATTCACAGCTATGGATACCTATCCCTATGATAATCCCGATTTTTATTTTCTTCAATTCCGCTCTAACCTGGTTTACCGGTGGGAGTACAAACCCGGGTCTGTACTCTACCTGGTATGGTCGCAAGGAAGAACGGTGCAGGGGAATGAGGGTGTGTTCCGTTTTAGGGATTACCTGGGCGATTTATTTGAGGCTGCTCCTCAAAACGATTTTCTGGTGAAAGTTTCGTACGCGTGGATTTTTTAA
- a CDS encoding NAD(P)/FAD-dependent oxidoreductase, with protein sequence MKKVVVIGCGFGGLQFVRHLKKNRFDILVIDKINHHQFPPLFYQVAASQIEPSTVSFPIRKIFQNRKDVRIRLAKVYSLNAGEKTIDTSIGTFSYDYLVIATGSRTNFYGNRQVEEYALGLKSTYQAINVRNFILMNFEKLLYETDKEGLYNIVIVGAGATGVEMAGAFVEMKREVLPKDYPHIDSSKVSVYLLEGGSNTLSTMSRFAQDYSEKYLRDMGVIVKTNVIVTNYDGNEITLNNGETIRSKSVIWSAGITGNALDGIPPQSIVRGGRIKVDRINRVEGLSDVFAIGDVAYMETSNYPKGHPQVANVAIGHGKNLAKNLQYIHLRKTNLRPYEYRNLGTMATVSRNKAVVDLPFAKFKGRFAWLVWMFLHLMLILSVRNKLIVFINWAWNYVTRNNSLRLILKDQD encoded by the coding sequence ATGAAAAAGGTCGTAGTTATTGGTTGTGGTTTTGGGGGATTACAGTTTGTACGGCATTTGAAAAAAAACAGATTTGATATTCTTGTCATAGATAAAATAAATCATCACCAATTTCCTCCTCTGTTTTATCAGGTAGCTGCTTCGCAAATAGAACCGTCAACCGTTTCATTCCCCATTCGTAAAATATTTCAGAACAGAAAAGATGTCCGGATCCGCCTTGCAAAAGTATATTCCCTTAACGCCGGAGAGAAAACGATAGACACTTCTATCGGTACATTTTCATACGATTATCTGGTTATTGCCACCGGGTCGCGGACTAACTTCTACGGGAACCGCCAGGTAGAAGAATATGCATTGGGATTAAAATCTACTTACCAGGCCATTAATGTACGAAACTTTATCCTGATGAATTTTGAAAAACTCCTTTACGAAACTGATAAGGAAGGCTTGTACAACATCGTTATTGTGGGTGCAGGCGCCACAGGTGTTGAGATGGCCGGCGCATTTGTCGAGATGAAGCGCGAAGTACTTCCGAAAGACTATCCCCATATCGATTCGTCTAAGGTCAGTGTGTATCTCCTGGAAGGAGGGTCGAACACGCTGTCCACCATGAGTCGATTTGCACAAGACTATTCCGAAAAATACCTGCGTGATATGGGTGTGATTGTAAAAACCAACGTGATTGTAACCAATTACGACGGAAATGAAATCACACTCAACAATGGCGAAACCATTCGTTCCAAAAGCGTTATCTGGTCAGCCGGTATCACCGGTAATGCACTTGATGGTATTCCTCCACAATCCATAGTGAGAGGCGGAAGAATTAAAGTCGACCGGATAAACCGGGTGGAGGGACTCAGCGATGTTTTTGCTATCGGAGACGTGGCTTATATGGAAACCTCCAACTATCCCAAGGGGCATCCCCAGGTGGCAAATGTTGCCATAGGGCACGGCAAAAACTTGGCAAAAAACCTTCAGTACATCCATTTAAGGAAGACTAATCTCCGTCCTTATGAATACCGTAACCTTGGAACTATGGCAACTGTTAGCAGAAACAAGGCTGTAGTAGACCTGCCCTTTGCTAAATTTAAAGGACGGTTCGCGTGGCTTGTCTGGATGTTCCTTCACCTGATGCTTATACTTAGTGTGCGCAACAAACTCATTGTTTTTATCAATTGGGCGTGGAATTATGTTACTCGAAATAACTCGCTTCGGCTTATCCTGAAGGATCAGGATTGA
- the rplQ gene encoding 50S ribosomal protein L17 translates to MRHNKKNNHLGRKAAHRDAMLSNMATSLIMHKRIFTTVPKAKELRKFVEPIITKSKEDSTSSRRVVFSILQNKFAVTELFQYISQKVADRPGGYTRIIKTGYRLGDNAAMCFIELVDYNENMLGDGGAKKAKTRRSRRKATGAAAPATATDSKAKDSKVKKEEAKAEEVKAEETVELKDTKEVNASEVPVTEKVDTQDKTQIAEGASAEGEGLKD, encoded by the coding sequence ATGAGACACAATAAGAAAAATAATCATTTAGGACGTAAAGCTGCACACCGCGATGCCATGTTATCGAACATGGCAACATCGCTCATCATGCACAAACGTATTTTCACTACTGTGCCTAAAGCCAAGGAATTAAGAAAGTTTGTAGAACCCATCATCACCAAATCAAAAGAGGACTCCACCAGTTCGCGAAGAGTAGTTTTCAGTATTTTGCAAAATAAATTTGCAGTTACCGAACTTTTTCAGTATATTTCGCAAAAAGTAGCTGATCGTCCTGGAGGGTATACCCGCATCATCAAAACAGGCTATCGCTTGGGAGATAATGCAGCAATGTGCTTCATCGAGTTGGTTGACTACAACGAAAACATGTTGGGCGACGGCGGAGCTAAGAAAGCAAAAACACGCCGTTCACGTAGAAAAGCTACGGGTGCCGCCGCTCCAGCTACTGCCACCGATTCTAAAGCCAAGGACTCGAAAGTGAAAAAAGAAGAAGCAAAAGCTGAAGAAGTTAAGGCTGAAGAAACCGTTGAACTAAAAGATACAAAAGAAGTGAATGCTTCAGAAGTTCCTGTGACAGAAAAAGTTGATACACAGGACAAAACGCAAATCGCTGAGGGAGCATCTGCCGAAGGTGAAGGACTAAAAGACTGA
- a CDS encoding DNA-directed RNA polymerase subunit alpha — protein MAILAFQKPDKVIMIQENAFSGKFEFRPLEPGYGITIGNALRRILLSSLEGYAITSVKFDGVEHEFASIPGIIEDVTTIILNLKKIRFKRIVEEFDTEKVSLNVSGTNVFKAGDIGKLLTGFEVLNPELEICHLEKKAELRLELTINKGRGYVPAEENRAMLPSEDVQTIAIDSIFTPIRNVKYEIENYRIEQKTDYEKLIIEVTTDGSIQPKDALKEAAKILIQHFALFSDEAKMMVETTGTENIEEFDEEVLHMRQLLKRKLSDLNLSVRALNCLKAAEVETLGHLVMHNKNDLLKFRNFGKKSLTELEELLDNLSLSFGMDISKYKLDKD, from the coding sequence ATGGCAATATTAGCATTCCAGAAACCCGATAAAGTAATCATGATCCAGGAGAATGCGTTCTCCGGGAAGTTCGAATTCCGTCCGCTGGAGCCCGGATACGGCATTACCATTGGTAACGCATTGCGCCGTATTTTGCTTTCTTCTCTCGAAGGATATGCAATTACATCGGTAAAGTTTGACGGTGTTGAACATGAATTTGCTTCTATTCCGGGTATAATTGAAGATGTGACGACTATTATCCTGAATCTGAAAAAAATCAGATTTAAAAGGATAGTAGAAGAATTTGATACGGAAAAAGTAAGTCTCAATGTATCGGGCACGAATGTGTTTAAAGCCGGAGATATTGGCAAATTACTGACTGGTTTTGAAGTACTGAATCCGGAACTCGAAATCTGTCATTTAGAGAAGAAAGCTGAATTACGGCTCGAACTGACCATCAACAAGGGACGTGGATATGTCCCTGCTGAGGAAAATCGTGCTATGTTGCCTTCTGAAGACGTGCAAACCATTGCAATCGACTCTATTTTCACGCCTATCAGAAATGTAAAATACGAAATAGAGAATTACCGTATCGAACAAAAGACCGACTACGAAAAATTAATTATCGAAGTTACCACGGATGGTTCCATCCAACCGAAAGATGCGTTGAAGGAGGCTGCTAAAATCCTTATCCAGCATTTTGCGTTATTCTCTGACGAAGCTAAGATGATGGTAGAAACCACCGGTACTGAGAATATCGAGGAGTTCGACGAAGAAGTGTTGCACATGCGCCAATTGCTGAAACGCAAATTGTCTGACCTGAATCTTTCGGTTCGTGCGCTCAACTGCCTGAAAGCGGCTGAAGTGGAAACCCTGGGTCATCTGGTGATGCACAACAAAAACGATTTGTTGAAGTTCAGAAACTTCGGTAAAAAATCGCTTACTGAACTGGAGGAATTGCTTGACAATTTAAGCCTGTCGTTCGGTATGGACATCTCGAAATATAAATTAGATAAAGATTAA
- the rpsD gene encoding 30S ribosomal protein S4 has protein sequence MARYTGPKTKIARKFGEPIFGPDKVLSKKNYPPGQHGNTRRRKTSEYGIQLREKQRAKYTYGVLEKQFRLTFEKAARSRGITGEVLLQLLESRLDNVVYRLGIAPTRAAARQLVSHRHITVNGKVVNIPSYSVRAGEVVGVREKSKSLEVISNALTGFNHSKYPWLEWDRASMSGKFLHLPERADIPENIKEQLIVELYSKQ, from the coding sequence ATGGCAAGATATACTGGTCCAAAAACAAAAATCGCCCGAAAATTCGGTGAACCTATTTTCGGTCCCGACAAGGTTCTTTCTAAAAAGAACTACCCCCCGGGACAGCACGGAAATACACGTAGACGTAAAACGTCGGAATACGGAATTCAGTTGCGTGAAAAGCAACGTGCAAAATACACTTACGGAGTATTGGAAAAACAATTCCGGTTAACTTTCGAAAAAGCTGCTCGTAGCCGCGGTATTACAGGTGAAGTACTGCTTCAGTTATTGGAATCGCGTTTAGACAACGTCGTTTATCGCTTAGGCATAGCACCTACTAGAGCAGCTGCCCGCCAGCTGGTATCGCACCGTCATATCACCGTAAACGGAAAAGTAGTAAACATTCCGTCGTATAGCGTGAGAGCCGGAGAAGTTGTCGGTGTGAGAGAAAAATCGAAATCGTTGGAAGTGATCTCAAATGCACTTACCGGTTTCAATCACAGTAAATATCCTTGGTTAGAGTGGGACAGAGCATCCATGAGCGGTAAGTTTCTGCATTTGCCCGAAAGAGCTGATATCCCCGAAAACATTAAAGAACAGTTGATCGTAGAATTATATTCTAAACAATAA